From Diaminobutyricibacter sp. McL0608, one genomic window encodes:
- the dapA gene encoding 4-hydroxy-tetrahydrodipicolinate synthase, giving the protein MKYRSDPSLIRGSIVPLMTPFTADGAVDHAGLANLVEWQLAQGTHGVSIGGSTGEPSAQTIPERIAAIQTVAKAIDDRVPFMPGTGTEKLDETLELTSAARDAGIDAALIITPYYARPTQEALYVWYRTVAEEFPDLPIVAYNVPSRTAVDIAPETVARLYRDLDNFVGVKETTKDFEHFSRVLQLCGPDLLVWSGIELLCLPLLALGGVGFLSATSNIAPRAHADLFEAWNSGDIERARELHYGLHPLVDLLFVETNPAPGKWVLEQRGLIESGFVRPPLITPTPGGLTKIREYLKAGERYLSPVDGFTVKGH; this is encoded by the coding sequence GTGAAATACCGCAGCGACCCGTCCCTGATCCGCGGCTCGATCGTGCCACTGATGACGCCGTTCACCGCTGACGGTGCGGTCGACCACGCCGGGCTGGCCAACCTCGTCGAGTGGCAGCTCGCCCAGGGCACCCATGGCGTGTCCATCGGCGGCTCCACCGGTGAGCCGAGCGCCCAGACGATCCCCGAGCGGATCGCCGCGATCCAGACGGTCGCGAAAGCCATCGACGACCGGGTCCCGTTCATGCCCGGCACGGGCACCGAGAAGCTGGACGAGACGCTCGAACTCACCTCGGCCGCCCGTGACGCCGGCATCGATGCCGCGCTGATCATCACGCCGTACTACGCACGGCCGACGCAGGAGGCGCTGTACGTCTGGTACCGCACGGTCGCCGAGGAGTTCCCCGACCTGCCGATCGTGGCGTACAACGTGCCGAGCCGCACGGCGGTCGACATCGCACCCGAGACGGTCGCCCGCCTCTACCGCGATCTCGACAACTTCGTCGGCGTGAAAGAGACCACGAAGGACTTCGAGCACTTCTCGCGGGTGCTGCAGCTCTGCGGGCCCGACCTGCTGGTGTGGAGCGGCATCGAACTGCTGTGTCTTCCCCTGCTCGCCCTGGGCGGGGTCGGCTTCCTGAGCGCGACGTCCAACATCGCCCCGCGCGCACACGCCGACCTGTTCGAGGCGTGGAACTCCGGCGACATCGAGCGGGCCCGCGAACTGCACTACGGTCTGCACCCGCTCGTCGACCTTCTTTTCGTCGAGACCAACCCCGCCCCGGGCAAGTGGGTGCTCGAACAGCGCGGGCTGATCGAGTCCGGTTTCGTACGGCCGCCGCTGATCACGCCGACCCCCGGCGGTCTCACGAAGATCCGCGAATACCTGAAGGCGGGCGAACGATACCTGTCTCCCGTCGACGGCTTCACGGTGAAAGGACACTGA
- a CDS encoding GntR family transcriptional regulator translates to MASETVTQSKAQLAYRWIKERISDGTYTPGYRLVLGQIAKALDVSVVPVREAIRMLESEGLVTFEHNVGAQVAMHDETEYLYTMQTLSLVEGAATALSAPHITAGDIARARAINAQMIECLEHFDPHRFTELNLEFHAVLFENCPNPHILDLVHRGWGRLTVLRDSTFSFVPGRAQESVIEHEQILALLEQHAASLDIELAARAHRTRTLDAFLAYQERRHQ, encoded by the coding sequence ATGGCGAGCGAAACTGTGACGCAGAGCAAAGCGCAACTCGCCTACCGCTGGATCAAGGAGCGCATCTCCGACGGCACGTACACACCGGGCTACCGGCTCGTGCTCGGCCAGATCGCCAAGGCCCTCGATGTGAGCGTGGTGCCGGTGCGGGAGGCGATCCGGATGCTCGAGTCCGAAGGTCTCGTCACGTTCGAGCACAATGTGGGCGCGCAGGTCGCCATGCACGACGAGACCGAGTACCTCTACACGATGCAGACGCTGAGCCTGGTCGAGGGGGCGGCGACCGCCTTGTCGGCGCCGCACATCACCGCAGGCGACATCGCACGAGCCAGGGCGATCAACGCGCAGATGATCGAGTGTCTCGAGCACTTCGACCCGCACCGGTTCACCGAACTCAACCTCGAATTCCACGCGGTGCTGTTCGAGAACTGCCCGAATCCGCACATCCTCGATCTGGTGCACCGCGGCTGGGGCCGGCTGACCGTCCTGCGGGATTCGACCTTCAGCTTCGTGCCGGGTCGCGCCCAGGAGTCGGTGATCGAGCACGAGCAGATCCTGGCCCTGCTCGAGCAGCACGCCGCCTCGCTCGATATCGAACTCGCGGCACGGGCACACCGCACCAGAACACTCGACGCGTTCCTCGCTTATCAGGAAAGAAGACACCAGTGA
- a CDS encoding fumarylacetoacetate hydrolase family protein: MGQSLPIRPGKIIGVHINYPSRAAQRGRVPAYPGYFFKPATSVSASGTPIERPAGTELLAFEGEIALVIGTAARRVDPADAWTYVSGVTASNDFGVYDLRLADKGSNVRSKGGDGFTPLGPEVISAALIDPTNLRIRTWVNGAIVQEDTTAQLLFPFAQLVADLSQQLTLEPGDVILTGTPAGASVVRPGDVVEVEVDAPEAAGRPTTGRLVTPVVEGTTPIPSYSAPPAITDEQRADAWGSAEAAGLAPAFTLTAELKAKINSVGTATLSAQLRKHGYNAVTIDGLTSTRPDARLVGRARTLRYIAFREDLFAAHGGGYNAQKRSFDAVGPDDVIVIEARGERGTGTVGDILALRAQVRGAAGIVTDGGVRDLAAVTALAIPTYHAGPHPAVLGRRHVPWDTDLTITCGGAAVQPGDVIVGDADGVLVIPPFLVEEIVDDAIEQELEETFIAERVADGEKIDGLYPMNAQWKARFAQWRAKL; this comes from the coding sequence ATGGGTCAGTCGCTGCCGATCCGCCCCGGAAAGATCATCGGGGTCCACATCAACTACCCTTCGCGGGCGGCCCAGCGCGGTCGCGTTCCCGCGTACCCCGGCTACTTCTTCAAGCCCGCGACCTCCGTCTCGGCCAGTGGGACTCCGATCGAACGGCCCGCCGGGACCGAGCTCCTCGCCTTCGAGGGTGAGATCGCCCTCGTCATCGGCACCGCGGCGCGCCGCGTCGATCCGGCCGACGCGTGGACGTACGTCTCCGGCGTGACGGCATCGAACGACTTCGGTGTCTACGATCTTCGCCTCGCGGACAAGGGATCCAATGTCCGGTCGAAGGGGGGCGACGGCTTCACCCCGCTCGGCCCCGAAGTGATCAGTGCCGCGCTGATCGATCCGACGAATCTGCGCATCCGAACGTGGGTGAACGGTGCGATCGTGCAGGAGGACACCACGGCGCAGCTGCTGTTCCCTTTCGCCCAGCTCGTCGCCGACCTGTCGCAACAGCTGACGCTCGAGCCGGGCGACGTCATCCTCACCGGGACACCCGCCGGGGCATCCGTCGTCCGCCCCGGCGACGTGGTCGAGGTCGAAGTCGATGCCCCCGAAGCCGCCGGCAGGCCGACCACCGGGCGACTGGTCACGCCGGTCGTCGAAGGAACGACGCCCATCCCGTCGTACAGCGCGCCGCCCGCGATCACCGACGAACAGCGGGCGGATGCCTGGGGTTCCGCCGAGGCTGCAGGCCTCGCGCCCGCGTTCACGCTGACCGCTGAGCTCAAGGCGAAGATCAACAGCGTCGGCACCGCGACGCTCAGTGCTCAGCTGCGCAAGCACGGCTACAACGCCGTGACCATCGACGGGCTGACCTCGACCCGGCCCGACGCACGACTCGTCGGCCGCGCCCGCACGCTGCGATACATCGCCTTCCGCGAAGACCTCTTCGCGGCTCACGGCGGCGGATACAACGCGCAGAAGCGCTCATTCGACGCGGTCGGCCCCGACGACGTGATCGTCATCGAAGCCCGCGGCGAGCGCGGAACCGGAACGGTCGGCGATATTCTCGCGCTCCGTGCTCAGGTGCGCGGCGCTGCCGGGATCGTCACGGATGGCGGCGTGCGCGACCTCGCGGCCGTCACTGCCCTGGCCATCCCCACCTACCACGCCGGACCGCACCCGGCAGTGCTCGGACGACGCCACGTGCCGTGGGACACCGACCTCACCATCACCTGCGGCGGCGCCGCCGTGCAGCCGGGCGACGTCATCGTCGGCGACGCCGATGGGGTCCTCGTCATCCCGCCTTTCCTGGTCGAGGAGATCGTCGACGACGCCATCGAGCAGGAACTCGAAGAGACGTTCATCGCCGAACGGGTCGCAGACGGCGAGAAGATCGACGGCCTCTACCCGATGAATGCGCAGTGGAAGGCGAGGTTCGCACAATGGCGAGCGAAACTGTGA
- a CDS encoding RES family NAD+ phosphorylase, translating to MQLFRVFAHHQSARPDSPGHPGYLHRRQGSGRWDNAQTYGARYLSRSAMGAVGESFGNHGRWLPSMFETPYLPGGRRALAVFEVPDDLPVLDLDDPAELIRRQVRPSQIVKQNTGFTQPFALRVFHEQDGDGSQRWAGLSWWSFHRPDWTNVMLWETEEIRPPLALLRIEPLDLSHSAVVDSANELVRPIDY from the coding sequence ATGCAACTGTTCCGGGTCTTTGCTCACCACCAGTCCGCCCGCCCAGATAGTCCCGGTCACCCCGGTTACCTCCACCGTCGGCAGGGGTCCGGTCGATGGGATAACGCCCAGACGTACGGCGCCCGGTACCTTTCGCGTTCCGCGATGGGCGCGGTCGGTGAGTCCTTCGGCAATCACGGCAGATGGTTGCCATCAATGTTCGAGACCCCCTACCTGCCCGGCGGGCGGCGGGCCTTGGCCGTGTTCGAGGTCCCGGACGATCTGCCGGTCTTGGATCTCGATGACCCCGCCGAGCTCATACGCCGGCAGGTTCGGCCGTCACAGATCGTGAAGCAGAACACGGGGTTCACTCAGCCGTTCGCGCTTCGCGTCTTCCATGAGCAGGACGGCGACGGAAGCCAACGCTGGGCGGGCCTGTCCTGGTGGTCGTTCCATCGGCCGGACTGGACGAACGTCATGTTGTGGGAAACCGAGGAGATTCGGCCACCGCTGGCCTTACTGAGAATCGAACCGCTGGACTTATCCCACTCGGCAGTGGTCGATAGTGCAAATGAACTCGTGCGCCCGATCGACTACTAG
- a CDS encoding antitoxin Xre/MbcA/ParS toxin-binding domain-containing protein, producing MANLRSSRRANLNQTQERTEFLINTLGSGAVLAGLLGVNRSQPTQWRKGAESPSPEVGRGLLDLDYVVARASMLWQTDSVVAWLQGQNAFLEGARPIDVLRTRGSHDVVDALDAELAGAYA from the coding sequence ATGGCAAACCTCCGATCGTCAAGGCGCGCGAACCTGAACCAGACGCAGGAGCGCACCGAGTTTCTGATCAATACGCTCGGGAGCGGGGCCGTCCTTGCCGGCCTGTTAGGTGTGAACCGAAGCCAGCCGACGCAGTGGCGCAAGGGGGCAGAATCGCCGAGTCCAGAGGTCGGACGTGGTCTGCTCGATCTTGACTACGTCGTTGCTCGAGCTTCGATGCTGTGGCAGACGGACAGCGTGGTCGCCTGGCTTCAGGGGCAGAACGCGTTCCTGGAAGGCGCCCGGCCGATCGACGTGCTGCGAACTCGAGGATCTCACGACGTGGTCGACGCCCTCGATGCTGAACTGGCGGGCGCGTACGCGTAG
- a CDS encoding IclR family transcriptional regulator, protein MTDVQQPHSQTLSRGLRVLEVLADSAEPMTIADLAATLGVHRSIAYRILRTLEDHGMISRNAAGAFALAPKMAALARGVERSLQAAALPELTTLANELTMTAFLVVLDHTQCVTLSSVEPRAGTATVAQRPGTRHSLALGAPGIAIQSLLTDRELAERGVTRRPLDHGGFATSHDEVIPGLRSVAVPLSAHGSPPAALAAVYVSSDRDASEIATLLLTASRSIGGRLG, encoded by the coding sequence ATGACCGACGTGCAACAGCCGCACTCGCAGACGCTCTCACGCGGCCTGCGGGTGCTTGAAGTGCTCGCCGACTCGGCCGAACCGATGACGATCGCGGACCTCGCCGCCACTCTCGGCGTGCACAGGTCGATCGCCTACCGCATCCTCCGCACCCTCGAGGATCACGGCATGATCTCGCGGAACGCGGCAGGTGCGTTCGCACTCGCGCCGAAGATGGCCGCTCTCGCCCGCGGTGTCGAGCGTTCCCTCCAGGCCGCCGCCCTTCCCGAACTCACGACACTCGCGAACGAGCTCACGATGACCGCGTTCCTGGTGGTGCTCGACCACACCCAGTGCGTCACGCTGTCGAGCGTCGAACCCCGGGCGGGGACCGCAACGGTCGCCCAGCGACCGGGCACGCGCCACTCGCTTGCGCTCGGGGCGCCGGGGATCGCCATCCAGTCGCTGCTCACCGATCGGGAACTCGCGGAGCGCGGCGTCACCCGCCGACCGCTTGATCATGGCGGTTTCGCCACGAGCCATGACGAGGTGATCCCGGGCCTGCGTTCGGTCGCCGTACCGCTTTCCGCCCACGGCAGTCCCCCTGCAGCCCTTGCGGCGGTCTACGTGTCCAGCGACCGGGACGCCTCCGAGATCGCGACGCTGCTGCTGACCGCGTCGCGGTCGATCGGTGGCCGGTTGGGGTAG
- a CDS encoding FAD-binding monooxygenase produces the protein MQFHHRGYVSGDPRIQPLAGVGVDRPEELPDFVDVLIVGTGPAGMVTAAQLSQFPSVTTRIIDRRDGRLAIGQADGIQARSVETFQAFGFAERIIAEAYRITEMNFWKPDPQNPSHIIRTARAVDDPSGVSEFPHLLVNQARVLDYFAEFMAHSSARMTPDYGLEFQDLEIADQGEYPVTVTLMETAGDTIGRERVVHAKYVVGADGARSRVRDAIGCTLDGDQANHAWGVMDVLAVTDFPDIRTKCAIQSDAGGNILLIPREGGYLFRMYVDLGEVAEHDHGAVRHTTIEETVARANEILHPYTLDVKDVAWYSVYEVGHRLTDRFDDVIPEQLGVRTPRVFIAGDACHTHSAKAGQGMNVSMQDGFNLGWKLGYVLDGRSPESLLSTYSAERQVIAKNLIDFDKVWSAMMAAKPDELADPTELEDFYTRTAEFPAGFMTEYTRSSIVGGTEHQSLATGFPVGKRFKSAIVRRVCDSNPVHLGHLAQADGRWRIYVFADGAKAGESSPTADLADWLTSSSDSPILAFTPEGSDADSWFDVKVIYQQDHTDTDLMTVPSAFKPRMSPFGLVNLENAFGADREQDIFDLRGIDRAGAIVVVRPDQYVGAVLPLTATEELSEFFRSSLNQRAAE, from the coding sequence GTGCAGTTCCATCATCGCGGTTACGTGTCCGGTGATCCGCGCATCCAGCCCCTCGCAGGTGTCGGCGTCGATCGCCCGGAGGAACTCCCCGACTTCGTCGACGTGCTCATCGTCGGCACCGGCCCGGCCGGTATGGTCACGGCGGCTCAGCTGTCCCAGTTTCCCAGCGTCACGACGCGCATCATCGATCGTCGCGACGGGAGGCTCGCGATCGGGCAGGCCGACGGCATCCAGGCCCGCAGCGTCGAGACCTTCCAGGCGTTCGGATTCGCGGAGCGGATCATCGCCGAGGCCTACCGGATCACAGAGATGAACTTCTGGAAGCCCGACCCGCAGAACCCGTCGCACATCATCCGCACGGCGCGAGCCGTCGACGACCCCTCCGGCGTGAGCGAGTTCCCGCACCTGCTCGTGAACCAGGCTCGCGTCCTCGACTACTTCGCCGAGTTCATGGCCCATTCATCGGCGCGGATGACGCCCGACTACGGGCTGGAATTCCAGGATCTCGAGATCGCCGACCAGGGCGAATACCCGGTCACCGTCACCCTCATGGAGACGGCGGGCGACACCATCGGGCGGGAACGCGTCGTACACGCGAAATACGTGGTCGGCGCGGACGGAGCCCGCAGCCGTGTGCGCGACGCGATCGGGTGCACCCTTGACGGCGACCAGGCGAACCATGCCTGGGGCGTCATGGATGTGCTGGCCGTCACCGACTTCCCCGACATTCGCACGAAATGCGCCATCCAGTCCGACGCGGGCGGCAACATCCTGCTCATCCCCCGCGAAGGCGGCTACCTGTTCCGGATGTACGTCGACCTCGGTGAGGTCGCGGAGCACGACCACGGCGCTGTTCGGCACACGACGATCGAGGAGACCGTCGCCAGGGCCAACGAGATCCTTCACCCGTACACGCTCGACGTCAAAGACGTCGCCTGGTACAGCGTCTACGAGGTCGGCCACCGCCTGACCGACCGCTTCGACGACGTCATCCCCGAACAGCTGGGTGTCCGCACCCCGCGCGTTTTCATCGCAGGAGACGCCTGCCACACGCACAGCGCCAAGGCCGGCCAGGGCATGAACGTGTCCATGCAGGACGGCTTCAACCTGGGCTGGAAGCTCGGCTACGTGCTCGACGGACGAAGCCCCGAGTCGCTGCTCAGCACCTACTCGGCCGAGCGGCAGGTGATCGCCAAGAATCTGATCGACTTCGACAAGGTGTGGTCAGCCATGATGGCGGCGAAGCCCGACGAGCTCGCAGACCCGACCGAGCTCGAGGACTTCTACACCCGGACGGCCGAGTTCCCTGCCGGCTTCATGACGGAGTACACGCGGTCGTCGATCGTCGGCGGCACCGAGCACCAGTCGCTGGCGACCGGATTCCCGGTGGGCAAACGGTTCAAGTCGGCGATCGTCCGGCGCGTCTGCGACAGCAACCCGGTGCACCTGGGCCACCTCGCCCAGGCCGACGGCCGGTGGCGTATCTACGTATTCGCCGACGGCGCGAAGGCCGGCGAAAGCTCGCCGACGGCTGACCTCGCGGACTGGCTCACGAGTTCCTCCGACTCCCCGATCCTTGCGTTCACGCCGGAGGGCTCGGACGCTGACAGCTGGTTCGACGTCAAAGTGATCTATCAGCAGGATCACACGGACACGGACCTCATGACCGTGCCTTCCGCGTTCAAGCCCCGGATGAGCCCGTTCGGGCTGGTGAACCTCGAGAACGCTTTCGGCGCGGACCGGGAGCAGGACATCTTCGACCTGCGCGGCATCGACCGCGCGGGCGCCATCGTGGTCGTGCGTCCGGACCAATACGTCGGCGCGGTCCTCCCACTGACCGCCACCGAGGAGCTGTCAGAGTTCTTCCGATCCAGCCTGAACCAGAGAGCAGCCGAATGA